The following are encoded together in the Kingella negevensis genome:
- a CDS encoding iron-containing alcohol dehydrogenase produces MLVNPDDTEARGDFAWAATMALNGLTHVGTFGLSFPNHMIEHAMGAVCDVPHGAGLSVVMPAWMTWFKERNRPQFERFAKEIFGLNTAEEGIAALKAWFDKIGTPTSLAQLNISGSVLEQVIDTAAKDAVYKQLDDVYTREAIAEIFALAK; encoded by the coding sequence TTGTTGGTAAATCCTGACGATACCGAAGCGCGTGGCGATTTTGCATGGGCGGCAACAATGGCGTTGAATGGTTTAACGCACGTTGGCACGTTTGGCTTGTCGTTCCCTAATCACATGATTGAACACGCAATGGGCGCGGTGTGCGATGTGCCGCATGGGGCTGGGTTGTCTGTGGTAATGCCTGCTTGGATGACTTGGTTTAAAGAGCGCAATCGTCCGCAATTTGAGCGTTTTGCCAAAGAGATTTTTGGTTTGAACACGGCAGAAGAGGGGATTGCGGCATTGAAAGCGTGGTTTGACAAAATTGGTACGCCAACCAGCTTGGCACAACTGAATATTTCAGGCAGCGTGTTGGAGCAAGTGATTGATACGGCTGCAAAAGATGCGGTTTATAAGCAGTTGGATGATGTTTACACGCGTGAAGCGATTGCTGAGATTTTTGCGTTGGCGAAATAA
- a CDS encoding iron-containing alcohol dehydrogenase: MYAFSFCNPTRIEFGEDKEQHIGEYMQAFGVKKALLVYGSNRIKQSGLFDTVSGSLKVQGIDFVELGGIKSNPVFSKVEEGITLAKSSGADCILSVGGGSCLDSAKAIAAGAKYTGNLWDCFLNKTPITEALPIFDIMTLAATGSEMNGGCVITNEATLQKYSLYGAALYPKVSVINPKLQATVSRDYLVYSASDVIAHSIEGYFTAKVQPEIINLQVEANIKTIIKTTELCW; encoded by the coding sequence ATGTACGCATTCAGTTTCTGCAATCCCACACGTATCGAATTTGGCGAAGACAAAGAGCAACACATCGGTGAATATATGCAAGCGTTTGGCGTAAAAAAAGCCCTGCTGGTGTATGGCAGCAACCGCATCAAACAATCAGGTTTATTCGACACTGTTTCAGGCAGCCTGAAAGTGCAAGGCATTGATTTTGTGGAACTCGGCGGTATTAAAAGCAACCCAGTCTTCAGCAAAGTAGAAGAAGGGATTACGCTGGCAAAATCATCAGGCGCAGACTGCATTTTGAGCGTGGGCGGTGGCTCGTGCTTGGACAGCGCGAAAGCCATTGCCGCAGGCGCAAAATACACAGGCAATCTGTGGGACTGTTTCCTAAACAAAACGCCAATTACCGAAGCCTTGCCGATTTTTGACATCATGACCCTAGCCGCCACAGGCAGCGAAATGAACGGCGGCTGCGTGATTACCAACGAAGCCACGCTGCAAAAATATTCACTTTACGGCGCAGCGTTGTACCCAAAAGTTTCCGTGATTAACCCAAAATTGCAAGCCACCGTGAGCCGCGATTATTTGGTGTATTCCGCTTCAGACGTGATTGCGCATTCTATTGAAGGCTATTTCACGGCAAAAGTGCAGCCTGAAATCATTAATTTGCAAGTGGAAGCCAACATCAAAACCATCATCAAAACGACTGAGCTTTGTTGGTAA
- a CDS encoding HesA/MoeB/ThiF family protein → MNDQQLLRYSRHILLNEIGIENQEKLLQSTALVIGCGGLGSAALPYLAAAGLGKIIIADLDTIDDTNLQRQIPYAETDIGSLKAEKMAQFLQQRNPSCQVEVHTQYLGKTELNQLAQRADVVLDCSDNFATRQAINAACVAQKKPLVSGAAVRFDGQLAVYRPDLGCYACVFDMAQADDGACALFGVFSPLVGVIGSLQAVDALKILMGLPVPNNVLRCYSALTGEWQNFKFAKNPRCTVCGTHE, encoded by the coding sequence ATGAACGACCAACAACTTCTGCGATACAGTCGCCATATTTTGCTGAACGAAATCGGCATAGAAAACCAAGAAAAATTGCTGCAATCCACCGCGCTTGTGATTGGCTGCGGCGGACTCGGTTCTGCTGCGCTGCCGTATCTTGCCGCCGCAGGGCTAGGCAAAATCATCATCGCCGACCTCGACACGATTGACGACACGAACCTACAACGCCAAATTCCCTACGCGGAAACCGACATCGGCAGCCTGAAAGCCGAAAAAATGGCGCAATTTTTGCAGCAAAGAAACCCCAGTTGCCAAGTGGAAGTCCACACGCAATACCTTGGCAAAACTGAGTTGAACCAACTTGCCCAACGCGCTGATGTTGTCTTGGATTGCAGCGACAATTTCGCTACGCGCCAAGCGATTAACGCGGCTTGTGTCGCGCAGAAAAAGCCGCTGGTTTCAGGCGCGGCGGTGCGTTTTGATGGGCAGCTTGCTGTGTATCGCCCTGATTTGGGCTGTTATGCGTGCGTGTTTGATATGGCGCAGGCAGACGATGGTGCGTGTGCGTTGTTTGGCGTGTTTTCGCCGCTCGTGGGTGTGATTGGCAGCTTGCAAGCGGTGGACGCGCTGAAAATTTTAATGGGTCTGCCCGTGCCAAATAACGTGCTGCGCTGTTATTCCGCGCTGACGGGGGAGTGGCAGAATTTTAAATTTGCGAAAAATCCACGTTGTACAGTGTGCGGTACACATGAATAA
- a CDS encoding ABC transporter ATP-binding protein/permease — MQKWQTTLYATPVWLLQTLGGILIVVAIILALVSRTQFARQFRHVITPCLDKKSSLKIIAFIIAMLILLLTEVRLNVLSTFMSSGLYTSMQDMNVTAFWQFAAMNTAVVLLRTFNGAVNDFFDQALAIKWSERLNRVLITKWLAHKNYYHLQMRRYTPDNIDQRIQQDAQTFIDNTIEFVRGMLNSVISSLEFGIVLWGLAGVLNVFGISIPHGLVFAVFTFVILATFAAMWIGNPLIQYNYENERLNGDYRYSLIRVRDHAESVAFYHGETVEQQRLSQCFADIIRNRWRIARQSIGLSGFNDMFSQGIQLLPIILQAPRLFAGQIKIGDIQQTVQAFARLQKALSFFRLFYEQFTAYRARLERLSGFLASMETDPHPTQPERQIVSGSLKLSQVALLRPNGEILIDNINLNVKNGESLLIKGVSGCGKTSLLRLLANLWTHGGSGCICAPDLRETMFVPQRAYVPQGSLKEAICYPDLSPDEDTLRRALNDCSLAHLVEHLHKVKDWQHILSPGELQRIAFVRVLLAQPKLILLDESTAALDEPTETALYQLIRKTLPESMIVSVGHRSTLEALHSKSVNIVGGCDC, encoded by the coding sequence ATGCAAAAATGGCAAACCACCCTATACGCCACCCCCGTTTGGCTCTTACAAACACTAGGTGGCATTCTTATTGTTGTCGCGATTATTCTCGCACTCGTTAGCCGCACCCAATTTGCGCGACAATTCCGCCACGTTATCACCCCCTGTCTCGACAAAAAAAGCAGCCTGAAAATCATCGCATTCATCATCGCCATGCTTATCCTGCTGCTCACTGAAGTCCGCCTAAACGTATTAAGCACCTTTATGTCCAGCGGTTTATACACGTCCATGCAAGATATGAACGTAACCGCCTTTTGGCAATTCGCCGCCATGAACACCGCCGTTGTGCTGCTGCGAACATTCAACGGCGCAGTAAACGATTTCTTCGACCAAGCTCTCGCCATCAAATGGTCAGAGCGGCTCAACCGCGTCCTTATCACCAAATGGCTCGCGCACAAAAACTATTACCACCTACAAATGCGCCGCTACACCCCCGATAACATCGACCAACGTATCCAGCAAGATGCACAAACCTTCATCGATAACACCATCGAATTTGTGCGCGGAATGCTCAATTCCGTGATTTCATCGCTCGAATTTGGCATCGTATTATGGGGACTGGCAGGTGTGTTAAACGTCTTCGGAATCAGCATTCCCCACGGCTTAGTTTTCGCTGTGTTTACTTTTGTTATCCTTGCCACATTTGCCGCCATGTGGATAGGTAACCCACTGATTCAATACAATTATGAAAATGAACGGCTCAACGGCGACTACCGCTATTCCCTCATCCGAGTGCGCGACCACGCCGAAAGCGTCGCTTTTTATCACGGCGAAACCGTCGAGCAACAACGCCTATCGCAATGCTTCGCCGACATCATTCGCAACCGTTGGCGAATCGCCCGACAAAGCATAGGACTCAGCGGCTTCAACGACATGTTTTCGCAAGGCATACAACTCTTGCCGATTATTTTGCAAGCCCCACGCCTGTTCGCAGGGCAAATCAAAATCGGCGACATTCAGCAAACCGTGCAAGCCTTTGCCCGACTGCAAAAAGCCCTATCGTTTTTCCGCCTATTTTACGAACAATTCACCGCCTATCGTGCCCGATTAGAGCGGCTCAGCGGTTTTCTCGCCAGCATGGAAACCGACCCACACCCCACGCAGCCTGAAAGACAAATCGTTTCAGGCAGCCTGAAACTTAGCCAAGTTGCCCTGTTGCGCCCTAATGGCGAAATCTTGATTGATAACATCAACTTAAACGTGAAAAACGGCGAAAGTTTGCTGATTAAAGGCGTTTCAGGCTGCGGTAAGACATCGCTGCTGCGCTTGCTTGCGAACTTGTGGACGCATGGCGGTTCAGGCTGCATTTGCGCCCCCGATTTGCGCGAAACCATGTTCGTGCCACAACGCGCGTATGTGCCACAAGGCAGCCTGAAAGAAGCGATTTGCTATCCCGATTTGTCGCCCGATGAAGACACGCTGCGCCGCGCGTTGAATGATTGCTCGCTCGCGCATTTGGTTGAACACCTGCACAAAGTGAAAGACTGGCAACACATTTTGTCGCCTGGTGAATTGCAGCGCATTGCGTTTGTGCGCGTGTTGCTCGCCCAGCCCAAACTGATTTTGTTGGACGAATCTACCGCCGCGCTGGACGAACCGACTGAAACCGCGCTGTATCAGCTTATCCGCAAAACGCTGCCCGAAAGTATGATTGTGAGCGTGGGGCATCGCAGCACGTTGGAAGCGTTGCATAGCAAAAGCGTGAATATTGTGGGCGGTTGTGATTGTTGA
- a CDS encoding protein disulfide oxidoreductase, with translation MKAKFIYWTKQIAQTLLMLLIISVAVDYWRKPSAPVNAATAPFTTLQNRQTTLATASENQTLVLYFWGSWCGICKHTSPVIQDLHADGVPVLGVALRSGSLKEVGDYLQQNQLAFDTINDERGELSQAWGVKVTPTIVLIKNGKVVHSTTGLASYWGLKTRIVLANIFQAA, from the coding sequence ATGAAAGCAAAATTCATTTACTGGACAAAACAAATCGCACAAACGCTGCTGATGCTGCTCATCATTAGCGTGGCGGTAGATTATTGGCGCAAACCGTCCGCACCTGTGAACGCAGCAACTGCGCCGTTTACCACGCTGCAAAACCGCCAAACCACGTTGGCAACGGCAAGCGAAAACCAAACTTTGGTGCTGTATTTTTGGGGTAGCTGGTGTGGGATTTGCAAACACACATCGCCTGTGATTCAAGATTTACACGCGGACGGTGTGCCTGTTTTGGGTGTGGCGTTGCGTTCAGGCAGCTTGAAAGAGGTGGGCGATTATTTGCAGCAAAATCAGCTTGCGTTTGACACGATTAACGATGAACGCGGCGAATTATCGCAAGCGTGGGGCGTGAAAGTTACGCCAACAATCGTGTTAATTAAAAATGGGAAAGTGGTTCACAGCACAACGGGATTGGCAAGCTATTGGGGCTTGAAAACGCGAATTGTGTTGGCGAATATTTTTCAGGCTGCCTGA
- a CDS encoding DUF4184 family protein: MPFTLAHPVAVLPLARCRYAYLPALVLGSIAPDLPYFLGGRAAFSWGHSLLGAVYLVPLCAILYGFYVKFWREALRDYLPCCINPFTPTFRLPEWWIWLCSLFFGIATHDFLDAFTHETGYFVNHLPFLREYFLGLPVFKWLQYSGGVLGLAACGWFMWRFRVAQNGRVSKQQKWHFWAKCGALALIGLGLWQWLAPVALGNLATAVIRAVDCAVVAFSLLTIKWRFQAV, translated from the coding sequence ATGCCATTTACCCTTGCCCACCCTGTCGCCGTTTTACCATTGGCGCGTTGTCGTTACGCATATTTGCCTGCATTGGTGCTGGGCAGCATTGCGCCTGATTTGCCATATTTTTTGGGCGGACGTGCGGCGTTTAGCTGGGGGCATTCGTTGCTTGGCGCGGTGTATTTAGTGCCGTTATGCGCTATTTTGTATGGTTTTTATGTGAAATTTTGGCGTGAAGCATTGCGAGATTATTTGCCTTGTTGCATCAATCCATTTACGCCCACTTTCAGGCTGCCTGAATGGTGGATTTGGCTGTGTTCGCTGTTTTTCGGAATCGCAACGCATGATTTTTTAGACGCTTTTACGCATGAAACAGGTTATTTTGTAAACCATTTGCCGTTTTTGCGTGAATATTTTTTGGGGCTGCCTGTGTTTAAATGGCTGCAATATAGTGGCGGCGTTTTGGGTTTGGCGGCGTGTGGCTGGTTTATGTGGCGATTTCGAGTGGCGCAAAATGGGCGCGTATCGAAACAACAGAAATGGCATTTTTGGGCGAAATGTGGCGCGTTGGCATTGATTGGTTTGGGATTGTGGCAATGGCTTGCGCCTGTGGCGTTGGGGAATTTGGCGACTGCTGTGATTCGCGCGGTAGATTGCGCGGTAGTCGCTTTTAGTTTATTGACGATAAAATGGCGTTTTCAGGCAGTCTGA